In Dehalococcoidia bacterium, a single genomic region encodes these proteins:
- a CDS encoding major capsid protein — protein sequence MAQPSYGDVHVDRPLTNISTAFIQKQDRFIATKVFPVVPVPKQSDKYFTYTQAYWFTSEAQPRAPGSETAGSGFGIGTASYSCDVIGFHKDVDDQTRANADAPINLDRDATEYVTQQLLLKREIDWAATFFATSVWTGSTTGADIAPGDWDTAAGTPIEDVAAEQIAIIKNTGYKPNIMVVGPEVYEHLKNHPDILERIKYTQRGVVTEDLLAGLFDVERFYVAWAVKNSAKEGATASYAFVNTSKDALLVYAPPNPGLLQPSGGYCFTWTGLNGAGLGANRIKRYRLEQIASDRIEGEMAYDFKIVSPTCGAFFHGCVA from the coding sequence TTGGCCCAACCGTCCTATGGGGACGTGCATGTTGACCGTCCCCTAACCAACATATCCACGGCGTTCATCCAGAAGCAGGATAGGTTCATAGCGACCAAGGTCTTCCCCGTGGTGCCGGTTCCGAAGCAGTCCGACAAATACTTCACGTATACGCAAGCCTACTGGTTCACAAGTGAGGCACAGCCACGCGCACCCGGTTCGGAGACTGCTGGCAGCGGATTCGGGATTGGAACCGCTTCCTATTCCTGCGACGTTATCGGCTTCCACAAGGATGTAGATGACCAGACCAGAGCCAATGCGGATGCTCCCATCAATCTGGACAGGGATGCCACAGAGTACGTCACGCAGCAGCTCTTGCTCAAGCGAGAGATTGACTGGGCTGCGACGTTCTTCGCGACCTCCGTCTGGACAGGCTCCACAACGGGCGCTGACATTGCTCCTGGCGACTGGGACACTGCCGCAGGCACACCGATTGAGGATGTTGCCGCAGAGCAAATCGCGATAATCAAGAACACCGGCTACAAGCCCAACATCATGGTTGTAGGCCCTGAAGTGTACGAGCACCTGAAGAACCACCCCGACATCCTGGAGCGCATCAAGTACACGCAGCGCGGCGTAGTCACCGAAGACCTGCTTGCAGGACTGTTTGACGTGGAGAGGTTCTATGTCGCGTGGGCTGTCAAGAACAGCGCGAAGGAAGGCGCTACCGCTTCGTATGCGTTCGTCAACACCTCGAAGGACGCGCTGCTCGTGTACGCTCCCCCGAACCCTGGCCTGCTGCAGCCGTCCGGCGGCTACTGCTTCACCTGGACAGGCTTGAACGGCGCTGGCCTTGGAGCAAACCGCATCAAGAGATACAGGCTTGAGCAGATCGCTTCCGACCGCATCGAGGGTGAAATGGCGTATGACTTCAAGATAGTCAGTCCTACCTGCGGAGCCTTCTTCCATGGCTGCGTCGCCTAA